A portion of the Lysinibacillus timonensis genome contains these proteins:
- a CDS encoding GatB/YqeY domain-containing protein, with product MLKTEVFTQLKQAMKEKDVVAKGVLTLIKSAIDLAEKEKGSELTNEEEIAIINREIKQTNQSLDGAKQASREDLIEKEEAKLAILKSFLPKQLTEEEIIPLLTEAGVTKGMNMGDAMKIAKPLLTGKADGATISKVVKSLI from the coding sequence ATGTTAAAAACTGAGGTATTTACTCAATTAAAACAAGCAATGAAAGAGAAAGATGTCGTTGCAAAAGGAGTTTTAACTTTAATAAAGTCCGCTATAGATCTTGCTGAGAAAGAAAAAGGGTCAGAGCTAACTAATGAAGAAGAAATCGCAATCATCAATCGTGAAATTAAACAAACCAATCAGTCGCTTGATGGTGCAAAACAGGCAAGTCGTGAAGATTTAATTGAAAAAGAAGAAGCAAAACTAGCTATTTTAAAAAGCTTCCTTCCGAAACAATTAACTGAAGAAGAAATAATTCCTCTACTAACTGAAGCTGGAGTTACAAAGGGGATGAACATGGGCGATGCGATGAAAATTGCAAAACCATTGTTAACTGGAAAAGCTGATGGAGCTACTATATCTAAAGTTGTTAAATCCCTTATATAA
- a CDS encoding transcriptional regulator: MSQYKEGYDYYVFKCEEFGIEPINFYFYITQLSKEQLDLYNQQAFELKAKLVS, from the coding sequence ATGTCTCAATATAAAGAGGGTTATGATTATTATGTATTTAAATGTGAGGAATTTGGGATTGAACCTATCAATTTTTACTTCTATATTACACAATTGTCGAAAGAACAATTAGATCTATACAATCAACAAGCTTTTGAATTAAAAGCAAAGTTGGTTAGCTAA
- a CDS encoding nucleoside-diphosphate sugar epimerase, producing the protein MLKIKNIEFIKAVYDDSLSHNIFSIANIQFSNYPPINGALLYWRKNNSRSEYTPEGDYKFFYDMANDTYFASVKFPKNVKLTRDQKQELAFILLDERGSIGSYSFKTHINRKNTFNPKKSLEKLHFPDDFDVKSIPSYVGPIIDDIDMDRILENNPTYSKQFVQDYCYWRYCLVRLHPTDFEPFLNYIDFSYVCYACDQLSEKYLIHHLNQVDVSTLQYNYPVLSRLSASFKKYIVEQLREQKCEINDHFADEIDTFIEDETYFSEYGYIDLLEEDDDEVEELGIEFLFFEYDRGLNKWFGSEHLVKGIPSLASQIYDDMGYKKPTNKEMDASINLYTKKQLSLLSAVLEPHWLHRYREIVDWHSVCLFNPYLTDEFLTAHLKYIEFEALGNNLWCELSEEFIEAYINRFNHNKPVPIIIRHLTEQMYLNHRDTLKVDADLLYQYYQSVGDDEYEKLQNLLEE; encoded by the coding sequence ATGCTTAAAATTAAAAATATTGAGTTTATTAAAGCGGTTTATGATGATTCGCTTTCACATAATATATTTTCTATCGCTAATATTCAATTTTCTAATTATCCCCCGATAAATGGTGCGCTTTTATATTGGAGAAAAAACAATTCGCGCTCTGAGTATACTCCTGAAGGCGATTATAAATTCTTTTATGACATGGCGAATGATACGTATTTTGCTTCAGTTAAATTCCCGAAAAATGTAAAACTAACCCGTGATCAAAAACAAGAACTTGCTTTTATATTACTAGACGAGAGAGGCTCTATTGGGTCCTATAGTTTTAAAACACATATTAATAGAAAAAATACATTTAACCCTAAGAAATCTCTTGAGAAATTGCATTTTCCAGATGACTTTGATGTAAAATCAATTCCCTCGTATGTTGGACCAATCATTGACGATATTGATATGGACCGAATATTAGAAAATAACCCAACGTATTCAAAACAATTTGTTCAAGACTATTGTTATTGGCGTTATTGTCTTGTGAGATTACATCCGACAGATTTTGAACCTTTTTTAAACTATATTGATTTTTCCTATGTTTGTTATGCTTGCGATCAATTATCAGAAAAATATTTAATACATCATTTAAATCAGGTGGATGTTTCAACGTTACAATATAATTACCCAGTATTATCTCGCTTATCAGCATCTTTTAAAAAATATATTGTAGAACAACTAAGAGAGCAAAAATGTGAAATTAACGATCACTTTGCAGATGAAATCGATACTTTCATTGAAGATGAAACCTACTTCAGCGAATATGGTTATATTGATTTGCTAGAGGAAGATGATGACGAAGTTGAAGAACTAGGTATTGAATTCCTGTTTTTCGAATATGACCGTGGTTTGAATAAATGGTTTGGTAGCGAACATTTAGTCAAAGGAATCCCTTCATTGGCCAGTCAAATATATGACGATATGGGTTATAAAAAACCGACTAATAAAGAAATGGATGCGTCTATAAATTTATACACAAAAAAACAATTATCATTATTAAGCGCGGTACTAGAACCGCACTGGTTACATAGATACCGTGAGATTGTGGATTGGCATTCCGTATGTTTATTTAACCCGTATTTAACAGATGAGTTCTTAACAGCTCATTTAAAATATATTGAGTTTGAAGCTCTCGGTAACAATTTGTGGTGTGAATTATCAGAAGAATTCATTGAAGCGTACATAAATCGCTTTAATCACAATAAACCAGTACCGATAATTATCCGCCATTTAACAGAACAGATGTATCTAAACCATCGAGACACGTTAAAAGTTGATGCCGATTTATTATATCAATACTATCAATCTGTCGGCGATGACGAATATGAAAAGCTTCAAAATTTATTAGAAGAATAA
- a CDS encoding carbohydrate-binding domain-containing protein, whose protein sequence is MKKYMNVLASSVVSLLLLSACNGTSSNSEHTDELNQLVNYQAEDEYIDWQSDEVTNITLNNNTASVEQNTGVIISDNTISIRTSGTYVLSGSLSDGQIIVDAEDKGIVRLILDGVSINSSTSAPIYIKQADKTVISLEEGTENVFTDGIEYTTTEENSDEPDSTIFSKDDLTINGLGTLIVKSNFNDGISSNDDLLITGGTIEVDAVDDGIVGRDLFTMKNANITITALGDGLKSSNDEDEDKGHVVLQSGTLSIEAEGDGIQSEKTVYVIDGEYSIIAGGGSPEIIESTEQMGMMGGGMGPGGNMQTRDISSMIDQMLEGADLSDELKSELENVESFEELQSIIVDHSELEQLMEETRQNRMSSNMQPPTMESMPKNDNTSGTGTSTNTNPPSSTEQSAEDSTSEETISTKGIKAGTEINILGGTLTIDSLEDALHSNQDLSLTGGKMTILTGDDGIHADSNVSILGGDITIEKSLEGIEGQNITIADGRVHLNAEDDGINVNVEETGGHMGMGPTGISNSESSNTENDITNTEESTEAESGELLIEGGYLYVNANGDGLDSNSSIHMTGGTVLVYGPTSSGNGSLDYSQSFNLEGGILIAAGSSGMVQSISSESSQSTVLMTYNEMQSAGTSIYLENEDGERILAVTPEKEFQSILISTPTIESGKTYNLQSGGVLNGEAIDGLFSEDFSYSDGSFSIDFESSTTDKTTYLNEDGVTTSQSTMFGGFGGRNRNNDETAPFNQNTVQE, encoded by the coding sequence ATGAAAAAATATATGAATGTCCTTGCGAGTTCTGTTGTTTCTTTACTGTTGCTAAGTGCTTGTAATGGTACGTCGAGTAATAGTGAACATACCGATGAACTAAACCAACTCGTTAACTATCAAGCTGAGGACGAATATATTGATTGGCAGTCAGATGAAGTGACAAACATTACTTTAAATAACAACACTGCAAGCGTGGAACAGAATACCGGAGTCATCATATCAGATAATACAATTTCCATACGAACATCCGGAACGTACGTTCTATCAGGGAGTCTTTCCGATGGACAAATTATCGTTGATGCAGAAGATAAAGGGATTGTAAGGCTTATATTGGATGGCGTATCAATCAATTCATCAACTAGTGCGCCAATTTATATCAAACAAGCTGATAAGACCGTTATTTCTTTAGAAGAAGGAACTGAAAATGTTTTTACAGATGGGATTGAATATACAACTACGGAAGAAAATAGTGACGAACCCGATTCGACTATTTTTAGTAAAGATGATCTAACTATAAATGGTTTAGGAACTTTAATCGTCAAATCTAATTTTAATGATGGAATTTCAAGTAACGATGATTTATTAATAACAGGTGGAACAATCGAAGTAGATGCTGTGGATGACGGAATTGTTGGCCGTGATCTATTTACAATGAAAAATGCAAACATTACTATTACGGCTTTAGGTGATGGCTTAAAATCATCCAACGACGAGGACGAAGACAAAGGACACGTTGTTTTACAAAGCGGTACACTTTCAATAGAAGCTGAAGGTGATGGAATTCAATCCGAGAAAACCGTTTACGTCATTGATGGAGAGTATTCGATCATTGCAGGTGGCGGTAGTCCAGAAATTATTGAATCTACTGAACAAATGGGAATGATGGGTGGTGGCATGGGGCCAGGCGGTAATATGCAAACTCGAGATATTTCATCAATGATTGACCAGATGCTTGAAGGAGCTGACCTTTCAGATGAACTAAAGTCTGAGTTAGAAAATGTCGAATCCTTTGAAGAATTACAGTCAATTATAGTTGATCATTCAGAATTGGAGCAACTCATGGAAGAAACAAGACAAAACCGTATGAGTTCCAATATGCAACCTCCAACTATGGAAAGCATGCCGAAAAATGATAATACGTCAGGTACAGGGACAAGCACGAATACTAACCCCCCTTCTTCTACTGAACAATCAGCTGAAGATTCGACTTCAGAAGAAACGATCAGTACAAAAGGAATAAAAGCCGGTACAGAAATAAATATACTCGGTGGGACATTAACCATTGATTCGTTAGAAGATGCACTCCATTCAAATCAAGATCTATCATTAACAGGCGGAAAAATGACAATATTAACGGGCGATGATGGAATTCATGCGGATTCAAATGTATCAATTTTAGGTGGAGACATTACAATCGAAAAAAGTTTAGAAGGAATCGAAGGCCAAAACATAACAATTGCAGATGGTCGAGTTCATTTGAATGCTGAAGATGATGGAATTAATGTAAATGTTGAAGAAACAGGTGGTCATATGGGAATGGGCCCTACTGGAATTTCAAACAGCGAATCATCGAATACAGAAAATGACATAACAAATACAGAAGAGTCAACGGAAGCTGAATCAGGAGAACTTCTGATTGAAGGTGGATACCTATATGTAAACGCTAACGGTGATGGTTTGGATTCAAATTCATCTATCCATATGACTGGCGGTACTGTGTTAGTATATGGACCTACTTCTTCAGGCAATGGTTCGTTAGATTATAGCCAGTCATTTAATTTGGAAGGTGGTATCCTAATAGCAGCTGGTAGTAGTGGCATGGTTCAAAGTATCTCATCTGAATCAAGTCAATCTACAGTTTTAATGACGTATAATGAAATGCAATCTGCTGGAACGTCAATCTATTTAGAAAATGAAGATGGAGAACGAATATTAGCGGTTACACCAGAAAAAGAATTTCAATCGATCCTAATTAGTACACCAACGATTGAAAGTGGAAAAACATATAATCTACAATCTGGTGGAGTATTAAATGGTGAAGCGATAGATGGCTTATTTAGTGAAGATTTTTCTTATTCCGATGGTTCATTTTCAATCGATTTTGAATCCTCTACTACTGACAAAACAACCTATTTAAATGAAGATGGTGTCACGACATCTCAATCTACCATGTTCGGTGGTTTTGGTGGTCGCAATCGAAATAATGATGAGACTGCCCCGTTTAACCAAAATACAGTTCAGGAATAA
- a CDS encoding DUF4956 domain-containing protein — MDTTNFTDIFKSSFLDKTTSFSLTDSMIGLGAAFLIGLFIYYIYKKTFTGVIYSHSFNISLIIMTLATALVIMGISQNVLLSLGMVGALSIVRFRTPIKDPMDLMYLFWSVATGILCGAGFIPLVVTGSIVIGLVIILFANKIKVENPYLLVVKFENSIVGDEIEKMMHEKTKKYSLKSKSMIQDAEIEVTYEVRVKENDSQIISDILNIKGVNSAIMLSYDGNFTA, encoded by the coding sequence ATGGATACTACAAATTTTACTGATATTTTCAAATCAAGCTTTTTAGATAAGACAACTTCATTTTCGTTAACTGATTCAATGATTGGCTTAGGAGCAGCCTTTCTTATAGGTTTATTTATCTACTATATTTACAAAAAAACATTTACAGGTGTTATATACTCGCATTCATTTAATATTTCACTCATTATCATGACATTAGCTACAGCCCTTGTCATTATGGGAATTAGTCAAAACGTCTTATTATCACTTGGTATGGTAGGTGCTTTGTCAATTGTTCGTTTCCGTACGCCAATTAAAGACCCAATGGATTTAATGTATTTATTCTGGTCTGTTGCTACAGGTATTTTATGCGGAGCTGGATTTATTCCACTAGTTGTTACAGGTTCCATTGTTATTGGTTTAGTCATCATTCTATTTGCAAATAAAATCAAAGTAGAAAACCCGTATTTATTAGTAGTAAAGTTTGAAAACTCTATAGTTGGAGATGAAATTGAAAAAATGATGCATGAGAAAACAAAAAAATATTCTTTAAAATCGAAATCAATGATTCAAGATGCGGAAATTGAAGTGACTTACGAAGTTCGAGTAAAAGAAAATGATTCACAAATAATCTCTGATATTTTAAATATTAAAGGAGTTAACTCTGCAATCATGCTAAGTTATGATGGAAATTTTACAGCTTAA
- a CDS encoding polyphosphate polymerase domain-containing protein: MPIQTSFNPQGRNELKHAISKAEYFVLRNKLLHFMMRDSNAGPNGKYFIRSTYFDNMDNKILNEKKEGYLNRDKYRVRIYEKSDKVIHLERKSKRNNLTFKSKCKLTRSEYEKIRTNDISWMENEERSLIRDLYNEMIYSQIRPKTVVDYEREALMYPYGNVRITFDMKVQTSFYNTDMFNKNLPMVDVLEQDLVILEVKYDEYLPEVIKHLLQLSDTRQEAYSKYQLSRMFG; encoded by the coding sequence ATGCCTATTCAAACTTCATTTAATCCGCAAGGAAGAAATGAGTTAAAGCATGCCATATCAAAAGCTGAATACTTCGTATTACGTAACAAATTGTTACACTTCATGATGAGAGATTCAAACGCTGGACCAAACGGAAAGTATTTTATTCGTTCCACTTACTTTGACAATATGGATAATAAAATCTTGAATGAGAAAAAAGAAGGCTATTTAAATCGAGATAAATATCGTGTACGAATTTACGAAAAGAGCGATAAAGTCATTCATTTGGAACGTAAGAGTAAACGAAATAATTTAACGTTTAAATCAAAATGTAAATTAACACGTTCTGAATATGAAAAGATACGTACTAATGATATTTCTTGGATGGAAAATGAAGAACGATCTCTTATTCGAGATTTGTACAATGAAATGATTTACAGCCAAATTAGACCAAAAACGGTTGTTGATTACGAACGTGAAGCGCTCATGTACCCGTATGGTAATGTACGAATTACTTTTGATATGAAAGTACAAACAAGCTTTTACAATACAGACATGTTTAATAAAAATTTACCAATGGTGGATGTATTGGAACAAGATTTAGTCATTTTAGAAGTCAAATATGATGAATATTTACCCGAAGTTATTAAACACTTATTACAACTTTCAGATACTAGACAAGAGGCTTATTCTAAATATCAATTAAGCCGTATGTTTGGATAG
- a CDS encoding response regulator transcription factor — protein sequence MNILVVEDEYAISQVLKAYLVKSNFKVEIASDGEQALIKFKDFAPDLILLDVMLPKMSGWEVLKEIRQVSVCPVIMLTALGDVNYRLDGLNNGADDYIAKPFVADEVVARVKAVLRRTQSESEQPVKRFGQLEINLKAHQVLINKKNVILTPRDLSVLLFLAENPNQTFTREQLIENVWGWDYFGSDRAVDLAVKRIRKALKDWPPSEGEIKTLRGLGYQLSVYTK from the coding sequence ATGAATATATTAGTAGTAGAAGATGAATACGCGATTAGCCAAGTATTAAAAGCATATTTAGTCAAATCAAATTTTAAAGTTGAAATTGCATCTGATGGAGAACAGGCTCTTATTAAATTTAAAGATTTCGCTCCAGATTTGATTTTGTTAGATGTGATGCTTCCGAAAATGAGTGGGTGGGAAGTATTAAAGGAGATTCGTCAGGTGAGTGTTTGTCCAGTCATTATGTTAACCGCATTAGGTGATGTCAATTATCGATTAGACGGATTAAATAACGGTGCAGATGATTATATAGCAAAGCCTTTCGTTGCTGATGAAGTGGTTGCGCGGGTAAAGGCTGTGTTAAGAAGAACACAATCCGAGAGCGAACAGCCTGTAAAAAGATTCGGGCAGTTAGAAATTAATTTGAAAGCTCATCAAGTGCTTATTAATAAAAAGAACGTCATATTAACACCGCGCGATTTATCTGTACTATTATTTTTAGCTGAAAACCCAAATCAGACATTCACAAGAGAACAATTAATTGAAAATGTATGGGGATGGGATTATTTTGGGAGCGATCGTGCTGTAGATTTGGCTGTCAAAAGGATTAGGAAAGCATTAAAAGATTGGCCGCCATCAGAAGGTGAGATTAAAACGTTACGTGGATTGGGGTATCAGTTAAGTGTCTACACAAAATAA
- a CDS encoding HAMP domain-containing sensor histidine kinase, which produces MSTQNKHKIPLRRFWTSWYLFTLCSGLLIIGIISAFWIRHTTIENRLDLMAFAAESTATRLTGDEERPFPQDEMDKLFSGREEHRMDFKMDPFQYVVDTNGEVVFSNRPFGPIADLVSTTVIESDKQTQKIAMEGTNFYVVKSPIVVDELTIGWVLMVDSEEKLAEVKQEYTLLLLFIISLALLGWAVIYMLTKRLSKPIQYVANAAKQVADGNYQIELPSDRKEQEVDDLIQSFRGMTQKLERLESLRTELLAGVTHELKTPVTSISGLLQAIKDEVVTGEDAKEFIAISLNETEKMKKMVEDLLAFNQFAANVLDVNCEVQLIDDVVEDAIYTWGTLKDNQKLELKLSLLNQDVKVNIDSIRFQQIMTNLLNNAQQAIEGPGVIQVTISEDNTNVYVDVKDSGKGISEEEQGYIFERFYRGNEKKYKVRGLGLGLSLSKMIAQALGGDLRLVESSPIGTTFQIVLKKIEG; this is translated from the coding sequence GTGTCTACACAAAATAAACATAAAATACCATTAAGACGCTTTTGGACAAGTTGGTACCTTTTCACATTATGTAGTGGATTGTTAATCATAGGAATTATTTCAGCATTTTGGATCCGTCATACAACAATAGAAAATCGACTAGATTTAATGGCATTTGCTGCTGAGAGTACGGCGACAAGGTTAACTGGTGATGAAGAAAGGCCATTTCCTCAAGACGAAATGGATAAGCTGTTTAGTGGCCGGGAAGAGCATCGAATGGATTTTAAGATGGATCCATTTCAATATGTAGTTGATACAAATGGAGAAGTTGTGTTTAGTAATCGTCCCTTTGGTCCCATAGCGGATTTAGTTTCTACAACAGTTATTGAAAGTGATAAACAAACACAAAAGATTGCTATGGAAGGAACAAATTTTTACGTTGTAAAGTCACCTATTGTAGTTGATGAATTGACGATTGGTTGGGTGTTAATGGTTGATTCTGAAGAAAAGTTAGCAGAAGTTAAACAGGAATATACGTTATTATTATTGTTTATTATTAGTTTGGCCCTTTTAGGATGGGCAGTAATTTATATGTTAACAAAAAGATTATCTAAACCGATTCAGTATGTTGCCAATGCCGCAAAACAAGTAGCCGACGGGAATTATCAAATTGAATTACCATCGGATAGAAAAGAGCAAGAAGTAGATGATTTAATTCAATCGTTTAGAGGGATGACACAAAAATTAGAGCGATTAGAATCACTTCGTACGGAACTACTCGCTGGTGTAACGCATGAGTTAAAAACACCTGTCACATCCATTAGTGGTCTTTTACAAGCTATAAAAGATGAAGTTGTCACTGGGGAAGATGCAAAAGAGTTTATTGCTATTTCATTAAATGAGACAGAAAAAATGAAGAAAATGGTTGAGGACTTACTAGCCTTTAATCAGTTTGCAGCGAATGTATTAGATGTAAATTGCGAGGTTCAACTAATTGACGATGTCGTAGAGGATGCCATCTATACTTGGGGTACGCTAAAAGATAATCAGAAGTTGGAACTGAAACTTAGTCTTTTAAATCAAGATGTGAAGGTAAATATCGATTCGATTCGCTTTCAACAAATCATGACCAATTTATTAAATAATGCACAGCAAGCAATAGAAGGGCCAGGCGTTATTCAGGTTACTATTTCCGAAGATAATACAAATGTTTATGTTGATGTTAAAGACTCGGGTAAAGGTATTTCTGAAGAAGAGCAAGGATATATTTTTGAGCGGTTTTATAGAGGGAATGAGAAGAAATACAAAGTGCGCGGCCTAGGATTAGGGTTATCATTAAGTAAGATGATTGCTCAAGCACTAGGGGGGGATTTACGATTAGTAGAAAGTTCTCCGATAGGAACAACATTTCAAATTGTGCTTAAAAAAATTGAAGGTTAG
- a CDS encoding anti-sigma factor domain-containing protein, which yields MNKKHMIFITSEGEFLRGIPIVPNPEIGDEVEFQLKASFPTLKYKMKPFIIGPTLVAAVLLIFFATALFPTSNSAYAYVQLGNDIELGVDENGTVISVKRLSEDNKVLTIDELEGLTLKEALTKATKDIKINNEEVSITTKYNDDQPSQAKENIEKTVKEVKNKKPSKSNQVKQNIEKHLNNNSKQQQQNPNKKQNINNSSNSSKGQPNNDKKQTENSHISPSQKNKPNVKENLKETPKAKNSNETKQTPNSHTNKENGNTNKNANGNSSKNSNAKNGSQNVKDK from the coding sequence ATGAACAAAAAGCATATGATTTTCATTACAAGTGAAGGTGAATTTCTGCGTGGAATTCCAATCGTTCCAAACCCAGAGATCGGCGATGAAGTTGAATTTCAGTTGAAAGCTAGCTTTCCCACTTTAAAATATAAAATGAAACCATTTATCATAGGACCTACACTTGTGGCTGCAGTTTTACTAATTTTCTTTGCAACAGCCTTATTCCCTACTTCTAATAGTGCTTATGCTTACGTTCAACTAGGTAATGATATTGAATTAGGTGTAGATGAAAATGGGACAGTCATTTCAGTAAAAAGATTAAGTGAAGATAACAAAGTACTTACCATTGATGAATTAGAAGGTCTTACACTTAAAGAGGCGCTTACAAAAGCTACAAAAGATATCAAGATAAATAACGAAGAAGTATCTATCACGACAAAGTATAATGACGATCAACCTTCTCAGGCTAAAGAAAATATTGAAAAAACGGTAAAAGAGGTTAAAAACAAAAAGCCTAGCAAATCAAATCAAGTCAAACAGAATATAGAAAAACATCTTAATAATAATAGTAAGCAACAACAGCAAAATCCAAATAAAAAACAAAATATAAACAATTCTAGTAACTCATCTAAAGGTCAGCCAAACAACGATAAAAAACAAACAGAAAACAGCCATATTAGTCCATCACAAAAAAATAAACCGAACGTAAAAGAAAATTTAAAAGAAACTCCAAAGGCAAAGAACTCAAACGAAACGAAACAAACCCCAAATTCTCATACTAATAAAGAAAATGGTAATACGAACAAAAATGCGAACGGTAATTCTTCAAAGAATTCAAATGCCAAAAATGGTTCTCAAAATGTAAAAGATAAGTAA
- the sigI gene encoding RNA polymerase sigma-I factor — protein sequence MLLSIIQGLFKPKLNMAELAIKAKAGNEEVMNDLLFASTSFMKKTASFICKRPIDEQDEEFSIAMNGFHEAVQAYEPEENASFETFAHLIIKRRLIDFMRKEVARNKNLFLLQSNDKESTEHHSLFDERSIHTYEENKQSTFRKEEISLYSALLMNYNLSFEDLIKSSPKHKDARKTAFQIAQIVAENEDFYQYLVNNKKLPLKEIETLVEVSRKTLERQRKYIIAVVLLLNSDFMYLKDYVKGEII from the coding sequence ATGCTTTTGTCTATTATACAAGGACTATTTAAACCAAAATTAAATATGGCTGAACTTGCTATAAAGGCAAAAGCAGGTAATGAGGAGGTTATGAACGACCTCCTTTTTGCTAGTACTTCATTTATGAAGAAAACGGCGTCTTTTATATGCAAACGCCCTATCGATGAACAAGATGAAGAATTTAGTATCGCAATGAACGGATTTCATGAAGCAGTACAGGCATATGAACCAGAAGAAAACGCCTCCTTTGAAACGTTCGCTCACCTAATTATAAAAAGAAGATTAATTGACTTTATGCGAAAAGAAGTTGCTAGAAATAAAAACTTATTTTTACTACAGTCTAATGATAAAGAATCAACTGAACACCATTCTTTATTCGATGAGAGATCTATCCATACATATGAAGAAAACAAACAATCAACTTTTAGAAAAGAAGAGATTTCATTATATAGTGCCTTACTAATGAACTACAATTTATCCTTTGAGGATCTTATTAAGTCTTCTCCCAAACATAAAGATGCAAGAAAAACAGCATTTCAAATAGCACAAATTGTAGCAGAGAACGAAGATTTTTATCAATATCTAGTAAACAATAAAAAGTTGCCATTAAAAGAGATTGAAACATTGGTAGAAGTATCACGAAAAACGTTAGAACGTCAACGAAAATATATCATCGCCGTCGTTTTGTTATTAAACAGTGACTTCATGTATTTGAAAGATTATGTTAAAGGAGAAATCATATAA
- a CDS encoding LAGLIDADG family homing endonuclease has translation MPKHRGITDEMIIEMYLSGMPVKEIAEKTGLTAGGITYIRKKHGIKAIREQYSGQPRKHKVNEDFFKTWSHEMAWVLGMFITDGTVNGRYHNIYFAQKDIEILKLIAKIMKADVVISKSSEHKKVPTLIINSKIIKEDLSKLGINPNKSLKVQFPNVPDKYMPSFIRGIIDGDGWVQDRGYLLTITTASEHFAISLYEVLVSWELNARIDVEYLMKTTIYRVRVSGKTSISKLALIIYKNSSNYYIPYKRKRMEQWITGIRPNLKPSSTGKLDFATRIDRQLKNKLKVIAQQRNTSVKLIIEKSIEDLLNDKNYNEIIKTDIQDTVGIKVNLTNDQIKEIKEIAKERHVRVSDIVEYSVKNMIELSKMEE, from the coding sequence ATGCCGAAACATAGAGGAATAACAGATGAAATGATTATTGAGATGTACTTAAGTGGTATGCCTGTAAAAGAAATTGCTGAAAAAACAGGATTAACTGCTGGGGGAATAACTTATATACGAAAGAAACACGGTATTAAAGCAATACGAGAACAATACTCGGGTCAACCGAGAAAACATAAAGTGAATGAAGATTTTTTTAAAACATGGAGTCATGAGATGGCGTGGGTGTTGGGTATGTTCATAACTGATGGAACAGTAAATGGAAGGTATCATAACATTTATTTTGCTCAAAAGGACATTGAAATATTAAAGTTAATAGCTAAAATAATGAAAGCGGATGTTGTAATCTCAAAATCTAGTGAGCATAAAAAAGTTCCTACATTAATTATTAATTCTAAGATTATAAAGGAAGATTTGAGTAAGCTGGGGATTAATCCGAACAAATCGTTAAAAGTGCAATTTCCGAATGTACCAGATAAATATATGCCTTCTTTTATTCGAGGAATTATAGATGGTGATGGATGGGTACAAGACAGGGGCTATTTATTAACAATTACAACAGCTAGTGAACATTTCGCAATTTCACTATATGAAGTGCTCGTTTCATGGGAATTGAATGCTAGAATTGACGTAGAGTATTTAATGAAAACAACTATTTACCGTGTACGTGTTAGTGGTAAAACAAGTATTTCGAAACTAGCGCTAATTATTTATAAAAATAGTAGTAATTATTATATACCTTATAAACGTAAAAGAATGGAACAATGGATTACAGGAATAAGACCTAATTTAAAGCCATCATCAACAGGTAAGCTTGATTTTGCTACTAGAATAGATAGACAATTAAAAAACAAATTAAAAGTAATTGCTCAACAACGAAATACCTCTGTAAAACTAATAATAGAAAAATCTATTGAAGATTTGTTAAATGATAAAAATTATAATGAGATTATAAAAACTGATATTCAAGACACTGTTGGTATTAAGGTGAATTTAACTAATGATCAAATAAAGGAAATAAAAGAAATTGCAAAAGAGAGGCATGTTCGAGTATCAGATATTGTTGAGTACAGTGTAAAAAACATGATTGAGCTTAGCAAAATGGAGGAATAA